The Sulfurihydrogenibium sp. YO3AOP1 genome has a window encoding:
- the cas4 gene encoding CRISPR-associated protein Cas4 — MDLETLKEIRITGLKVNYYYICKRKLWLFSKNLNFEKNNDKIILGQILHENYYKSEKERDILIQELISIDIVDDDYIREVKSSDKMEKADTMQVVYYLYVLKQLGIEKVGLINYPKQKKKKEVYLTKQLEQELLESLKDIEKIINQPNPPKLEKLPYCKKCSYFEFCFA; from the coding sequence ATGGATTTAGAAACTCTAAAAGAGATAAGAATCACAGGCTTAAAGGTAAATTATTACTACATATGCAAAAGAAAATTATGGCTTTTTTCTAAAAATCTTAACTTTGAGAAAAACAATGATAAAATCATTCTTGGTCAAATACTTCATGAAAATTATTATAAATCAGAAAAAGAGAGGGATATTTTAATTCAAGAGTTAATATCGATTGATATCGTTGATGATGATTACATAAGAGAGGTTAAATCTTCTGATAAAATGGAAAAAGCAGATACAATGCAGGTTGTATACTATCTGTACGTTTTAAAACAGCTCGGAATTGAAAAAGTTGGACTTATAAACTATCCAAAGCAGAAAAAGAAGAAAGAAGTTTATCTAACAAAACAGTTGGAGCAAGAGCTTTTAGAATCTTTAAAAGATATAGAAAAAATCATCAATCAGCCTAATCCACCAAAATTAGAAAAACTTCCTTACTGCAAAAAATGTTCATACTTTGAATTTTGCTTTGCATGA
- the cas1b gene encoding type I-B CRISPR-associated endonuclease Cas1b, protein MSRRYYINNSGRLKRKENTIFFEISEKERKIIPINDIDSIYIFGEVDLNTKVLNYLAQNDIPVHIFNYYGYYSGSFLPKKKNVSGILLVSQVSHYTDYSKRLYLAKSFIEGGVYHILRNLKTNQAEEEVEKINEFLKQLPDANTIEEVMAVEGNIRNIYYQAFNKIIKNQDFKIDKREYNPPTNPINALISFGNSVLYSVILSEIYKTHLEPTISYLHEPSERRFSLSLDISEIFKPLIVDTVIFNLLNYETINLSHFNQDLNFSYLNDEGRKIFLKYLEDKLETTIKHKTLQRNVSYRTLIRLECYKLIKHLLDEEDYKPLKAWW, encoded by the coding sequence ATGTCAAGAAGGTATTATATAAACAACAGTGGAAGGCTAAAAAGAAAAGAAAATACAATATTTTTTGAAATCAGTGAAAAAGAAAGAAAAATAATTCCAATAAACGATATAGACAGTATTTACATTTTTGGAGAAGTGGATTTAAACACAAAAGTTTTAAACTACTTAGCACAAAACGATATCCCTGTTCATATATTTAACTATTATGGCTACTATTCAGGATCATTTTTACCAAAAAAGAAAAATGTCTCAGGAATTTTGCTTGTAAGTCAAGTGAGTCATTACACAGATTATAGCAAACGTCTGTACTTGGCAAAAAGTTTTATAGAAGGAGGAGTTTATCATATCCTTAGAAATCTAAAAACCAATCAAGCAGAAGAAGAGGTTGAAAAAATCAATGAATTTTTAAAGCAATTGCCCGATGCAAACACAATAGAAGAGGTCATGGCGGTTGAAGGAAATATTAGAAATATTTATTACCAAGCATTTAATAAAATCATAAAAAATCAGGACTTTAAGATAGATAAAAGAGAGTACAACCCACCAACCAATCCTATCAACGCTTTAATTTCCTTTGGCAACTCTGTATTGTACAGTGTTATATTATCAGAGATTTATAAAACACATTTAGAGCCAACCATTAGCTACTTACACGAACCATCAGAAAGAAGATTCTCTTTAAGCTTAGATATATCAGAAATCTTTAAACCGTTAATAGTGGATACGGTGATTTTTAATCTTCTAAACTATGAAACGATAAATCTTTCTCATTTTAATCAGGATTTGAATTTTAGCTATCTAAACGATGAAGGAAGAAAGATTTTTTTAAAATATTTAGAGGATAAGCTAGAAACAACGATTAAGCATAAAACATTACAGAGAAATGTAAGTTATAGAACATTAATAAGGCTTGAATGTTATAAGTTGATTAAGCATCTGCTTGATGAAGAGGACTATAAACCATTAAAGGCTTGGTGGTAA
- the cas2 gene encoding CRISPR-associated endonuclease Cas2 yields the protein MFVIICYDITDDGRLNKARKVLRKYLNWVQYSVFEGNISYGNLEKCLAEVSEVIDKREDSLYVYMTDFEKSIRKKIIGKDKNPSDNFI from the coding sequence ATGTTTGTGATTATTTGCTACGATATTACAGACGATGGAAGACTTAACAAGGCAAGAAAGGTTTTGAGAAAGTATTTAAATTGGGTTCAGTATTCTGTTTTTGAAGGTAATATTAGCTATGGAAATTTAGAAAAGTGCTTGGCGGAAGTTAGTGAAGTGATTGATAAAAGGGAAGACAGTTTGTATGTTTACATGACTGATTTTGAAAAGAGTATAAGAAAAAAGATCATCGGCAAAGACAAAAATCCATCTGATAATTTTATTTAA
- the rimO gene encoding 30S ribosomal protein S12 methylthiotransferase RimO has protein sequence MKNLKINFISLGCPKNLVDTEVLIGKLNQENISFTANPEEADVILINTCGFIEPAKEESIETILEAVKLKQNSNKKIIVTGCLVERYKQELEKEIPEVDYFIDLKNQSQIPVLFDIKPKENTKRIISTPKHTAYLKISEGCDHTCSFCAIPNIRGKHRSKPIEALVEEAKYLANLGVKELNIVSQDTSYYGYDLYGKPMLFELLQHLEKIDGIKWIRLYYLYPSTVDEDFFKFIKGSEKILHYIEMPIQHSEDKILKDMMRGYRKKKLYQILEWKEKYTPDMTIRSSVIVGYPTETEEDFENMKNFIQEAQFDWLGVFVYSHEEGTPAYQKHKDKIPKKEKIRRLNEISALQENITEQKNKSLIGKELDIIIDGFSEEWETLPIGRSYRSAFEIDGAVYVETTEPVNVGDIIKVRIKDTIDKYDVVGEAE, from the coding sequence GTGAAAAACTTAAAGATAAATTTTATAAGCTTAGGCTGTCCTAAGAATCTTGTAGATACAGAAGTTTTAATTGGAAAGTTAAACCAAGAAAATATAAGCTTTACAGCCAATCCGGAAGAAGCGGATGTTATATTGATAAATACATGTGGATTTATTGAGCCTGCCAAAGAAGAATCTATTGAAACAATCTTAGAAGCTGTCAAGCTAAAACAAAATTCAAACAAAAAAATAATCGTTACAGGCTGTTTGGTAGAGCGTTATAAACAAGAGCTTGAAAAAGAAATTCCGGAAGTAGACTACTTCATTGACCTAAAAAATCAATCTCAAATTCCAGTATTATTTGACATAAAACCCAAAGAAAACACAAAAAGAATAATATCGACTCCAAAACATACAGCCTACCTAAAAATCTCTGAAGGATGCGACCATACATGTAGTTTTTGTGCCATTCCAAACATCAGAGGAAAACATAGAAGTAAGCCAATAGAAGCATTGGTAGAAGAAGCAAAATATCTTGCAAATTTAGGCGTTAAAGAGTTAAACATTGTATCTCAAGATACAAGCTACTACGGATATGATTTATACGGAAAACCGATGCTGTTTGAACTTTTGCAGCATCTTGAAAAAATAGATGGCATAAAATGGATAAGGCTTTACTATCTTTATCCATCAACAGTAGATGAGGATTTCTTTAAGTTCATAAAAGGCAGTGAAAAAATTCTTCATTATATAGAAATGCCAATTCAACACTCAGAAGATAAAATCTTAAAAGATATGATGAGAGGATATAGGAAGAAAAAACTTTATCAAATCCTTGAATGGAAAGAAAAATACACGCCGGATATGACAATCAGAAGCTCTGTTATTGTAGGCTATCCTACGGAGACAGAAGAGGATTTTGAAAACATGAAAAATTTTATACAAGAAGCTCAGTTTGATTGGCTTGGTGTTTTTGTATATTCCCATGAAGAAGGAACACCTGCTTACCAAAAGCATAAAGATAAAATCCCAAAAAAAGAAAAAATCAGAAGATTAAACGAAATTTCGGCACTGCAAGAAAACATCACAGAACAGAAAAATAAAAGCTTGATAGGAAAAGAATTAGATATAATAATTGATGGATTTTCAGAAGAATGGGAAACTCTGCCAATAGGAAGAAGTTATAGAAGTGCCTTTGAGATAGACGGCGCTGTATATGTAGAAACAACAGAACCTGTTAATGTTGGAGATATTATAAAAGTAAGAATAAAAGATACTATCGATAAATACGATGTTGTTGGAGAAGCTGAGTGA
- the mtnA gene encoding S-methyl-5-thioribose-1-phosphate isomerase — protein MRKLKDIKPLELKDDVLYVINQLKLPHELVWEKLETLADYEKAIKDMIVRGAPLIGIVGAYGFYTGIKEGIDYIQVYERLKQTRPTAVNLFWALDRMKSIYEKYGNDLNLLLKEAKRIEVEDYHANRSIGGYGEVLIPKKANILTHCNTGALATAGWGTALGIIRSAFENDKDITVYVDETRPYLQGSRLTAWELLREGIPHYIITDSSAGFLMKKGMIDVIVVGADRITLNGDVANKIGTYSLSILAKHHNIPFYVAAPSSSLDFNLESGDEIPIEERNEDEVKNCHCCKVAPQQSHALNYSFDITPADNITAIITEKGIIEKPNKEKILKFFGRKLS, from the coding sequence GTGAGAAAGCTAAAAGATATAAAGCCGTTAGAACTTAAAGATGATGTTTTATATGTAATAAATCAGTTAAAACTTCCACACGAGTTAGTATGGGAAAAGCTTGAAACCTTAGCGGACTATGAAAAAGCAATAAAAGATATGATTGTCAGAGGTGCTCCGTTAATTGGAATAGTTGGAGCATATGGATTTTATACAGGAATAAAAGAAGGCATTGATTACATTCAAGTTTATGAAAGATTAAAACAGACAAGACCAACAGCAGTAAATCTGTTTTGGGCTCTTGATAGAATGAAATCTATCTATGAAAAATACGGAAATGATTTAAACCTGCTTTTAAAAGAGGCAAAGAGAATAGAAGTAGAAGATTACCACGCAAACAGGTCAATTGGTGGATACGGAGAGGTTTTAATTCCAAAGAAAGCAAATATTTTAACCCACTGCAATACAGGTGCATTAGCAACTGCCGGATGGGGAACAGCTCTTGGGATCATAAGGTCAGCATTTGAAAATGACAAAGATATAACCGTTTACGTAGATGAAACAAGACCTTATCTACAAGGTTCAAGATTGACCGCTTGGGAGCTTTTGCGGGAGGGAATACCTCATTATATAATTACAGACTCATCAGCCGGCTTTTTAATGAAAAAAGGAATGATAGATGTAATCGTAGTTGGTGCCGATAGAATAACATTAAACGGTGATGTAGCAAATAAAATAGGAACTTATAGCCTTTCAATTCTTGCAAAACATCACAATATTCCATTCTATGTTGCAGCTCCAAGCTCTAGCCTTGATTTTAATTTAGAATCTGGAGATGAAATACCAATTGAAGAAAGAAATGAAGATGAAGTAAAAAACTGTCATTGCTGTAAAGTTGCACCGCAGCAGTCGCACGCATTAAACTACTCATTTGACATAACACCTGCAGATAATATTACAGCTATAATAACAGAAAAAGGTATAATAGAAAAGCCAAATAAGGAAAAAATTTTAAAATTCTTTGGGAGAAAGTTATCGTGA
- a CDS encoding YvcK family protein produces MKVVAIGGGTGLSTLLRGLKYFVPDIIQDLTAIVTVSDNGGSTGILRKELNIPAPGDVRNCITALAEDEDILTKVMQYRFEEGEGLKGHSFGNLFLTVLTKITGDFLEAIEITSKILKIKGHIIPSTDSMVNLVAEFTDGNIIKGEVEITQYGRKLIAKIKRIWLEPEDVRAPQKAVDSILDADMIILGPGSLFTSIIPNLLIKDIRDAILNSKAFKLYICNVMTQYGETDGFTASDHVKVLNKIVAGDEEASFLNAVLLNTTIPPDEVLKRYLKENSEPVVADVGNLSRMGLTVYAKDLLDEGNYARHSPKKLDAAILEIINNLKVHAV; encoded by the coding sequence GTGAAAGTTGTAGCAATTGGTGGGGGAACTGGATTAAGCACACTTTTAAGAGGATTAAAGTATTTTGTCCCGGACATAATACAGGATTTAACAGCTATAGTTACAGTTTCTGATAATGGCGGAAGCACCGGGATTTTGAGAAAAGAGCTTAACATACCTGCTCCCGGGGATGTTAGAAACTGTATTACAGCTTTGGCTGAAGATGAGGATATACTAACAAAAGTAATGCAGTATAGATTTGAAGAAGGGGAAGGTCTAAAAGGTCATAGCTTTGGAAATTTATTTTTGACTGTTTTGACAAAAATTACAGGAGATTTTTTAGAAGCTATAGAAATAACATCCAAAATCTTAAAAATTAAAGGTCATATAATTCCATCTACAGATTCCATGGTAAATTTGGTAGCAGAATTTACAGATGGAAACATTATTAAAGGTGAGGTTGAAATTACCCAGTACGGTAGAAAATTAATCGCAAAGATAAAAAGAATATGGCTTGAGCCGGAGGATGTAAGAGCTCCACAAAAAGCTGTGGATAGTATATTAGATGCAGATATGATAATACTTGGACCGGGTAGCTTGTTTACAAGTATAATTCCTAACTTGCTTATAAAAGATATAAGAGATGCCATATTAAACTCAAAAGCTTTCAAGCTTTACATATGCAACGTCATGACACAGTATGGGGAAACAGATGGCTTTACAGCTTCAGACCATGTAAAAGTACTAAACAAAATAGTAGCTGGCGATGAAGAAGCATCATTTTTAAATGCAGTACTGCTAAATACAACCATTCCACCGGATGAAGTTCTTAAAAGATATTTAAAAGAAAATTCAGAGCCTGTCGTGGCAGATGTTGGAAATCTATCAAGAATGGGGCTAACAGTTTATGCAAAAGATTTATTAGATGAAGGAAACTATGCAAGACATAGTCCTAAAAAATTAGATGCAGCAATTTTAGAAATTATAAATAATTTAAAAGTACATGCAGTTTAA
- the nadB gene encoding L-aspartate oxidase, with the protein MQFNRYLTCFNTKELSEERVDTIIVGTGLAGISTAYYLLQLGIKPLLITKKKPGISNSFLAQGGIAAAISPEDSTELHYEDTLKAGKGLCIERNVRLLVEEGLERVIDLINIGVNFDRDEKGFIKLTREGAHSRNRVLHSKDKTGYEIGKTLLSYVKDKVNLADGHYLEEILTDEDRYVGIILSDGNNQKVIRSKSIVLATGGYSAIYLRNTSAYNVAGDTISVAYRAGCELMDLEFVQFHPTAIYLEGKPGWLISEAVRGEGAILVDENGERFIDELKPRDEVAKAIFKKYQEGHKVFLDIKPLLEKGIDFKERFPNVYSMLKEFGLENETRISVSPSAHYTIGGIKADLNGKTDIKGLFAVGETSSTGVHGANRLASNSLLECIVSGYKTAYTVYLHNIYANILNVDIKNETQTKEQLNKEERAEVLKNIKTIMWEKAGLIRSKESLESAILDLENLYNSIDKFCNVRYLKDLIILGKGICEAALKREESRGVHYRIDFPEENEEFRKHSILEKNFKINHRRF; encoded by the coding sequence ATGCAGTTTAATAGATATTTAACCTGTTTTAATACAAAAGAATTATCGGAAGAAAGGGTTGATACGATTATTGTTGGAACTGGACTTGCTGGCATTTCTACCGCTTATTATCTCTTGCAGCTTGGTATAAAACCACTACTCATAACAAAGAAAAAGCCGGGTATATCAAACTCTTTCTTAGCTCAGGGTGGAATAGCCGCTGCAATCTCTCCGGAAGATTCTACAGAATTACACTATGAAGATACATTAAAAGCAGGTAAAGGCCTATGCATAGAAAGAAACGTTAGACTGCTTGTTGAAGAAGGATTAGAAAGGGTCATAGATTTAATCAATATTGGTGTAAATTTTGATAGAGATGAAAAAGGTTTTATTAAACTTACAAGAGAAGGGGCACATTCAAGAAATAGAGTCTTACACTCAAAAGACAAAACAGGTTACGAGATAGGAAAAACTCTGCTGTCGTATGTAAAAGATAAAGTAAACTTAGCAGATGGCCATTATTTAGAAGAGATTTTAACAGATGAAGATAGATACGTAGGAATTATCCTATCAGATGGAAATAATCAAAAAGTGATAAGGTCTAAATCTATCGTTTTAGCAACAGGTGGCTATAGTGCAATATATTTACGAAATACCTCTGCTTACAATGTGGCAGGAGATACAATCTCTGTTGCTTATAGGGCGGGCTGTGAGCTTATGGATTTAGAGTTTGTTCAGTTCCATCCAACAGCTATTTACTTAGAAGGAAAACCAGGATGGCTTATATCAGAAGCAGTAAGAGGAGAAGGTGCTATACTTGTTGATGAAAACGGGGAAAGATTTATCGATGAGCTGAAACCAAGAGACGAAGTAGCTAAGGCAATATTTAAAAAATACCAAGAAGGGCATAAAGTATTTTTAGACATAAAACCTTTATTAGAAAAAGGTATTGACTTTAAAGAAAGATTTCCTAATGTTTATAGTATGCTAAAAGAATTTGGACTTGAAAACGAGACAAGAATATCGGTAAGTCCATCTGCCCATTATACGATAGGTGGCATAAAAGCAGATTTAAACGGAAAAACGGATATAAAAGGACTTTTTGCAGTTGGTGAAACTTCGTCAACAGGCGTTCATGGAGCAAACAGGCTTGCAAGCAATTCACTTTTGGAGTGCATAGTATCAGGATATAAAACAGCATATACTGTGTATTTACACAATATTTATGCTAATATATTAAATGTAGATATTAAAAATGAAACACAAACGAAAGAACAGTTAAACAAAGAAGAAAGGGCCGAAGTTTTAAAGAATATAAAAACTATCATGTGGGAAAAGGCAGGGTTAATTAGAAGCAAAGAAAGTTTAGAAAGTGCTATTTTAGACTTAGAAAATCTATATAATTCAATAGATAAATTCTGTAATGTTAGATATCTCAAAGATTTAATAATTCTTGGAAAAGGTATATGCGAAGCAGCTTTGAAAAGAGAAGAAAGCAGAGGTGTTCATTACAGAATTGATTTTCCGGAGGAAAATGAGGAGTTTAGAAAACATTCAATCTTAGAAAAAAATTTTAAAATAAACCATAGGAGGTTTTAG
- the infC gene encoding translation initiation factor IF-3, whose translation MQELRINNQIRVKEVRLIDDEGKNLGVVPIEEALRLAREKNLDLVEVSPNANPPVCKIMDYGKYKFEQKKKEKEAKKKQHVQDVKEMKFKLNIEKHDYETKIKHIRDFIQDGDKVRVWIWFRGRENVHPELGDKLAQRIIEDVSDIAVVEKPPVKEGKNMMFTLIPKK comes from the coding sequence ATTCAAGAGTTAAGAATTAACAATCAAATCAGAGTTAAAGAAGTAAGGCTAATTGACGACGAAGGTAAAAACTTGGGAGTAGTTCCAATTGAAGAGGCATTAAGATTAGCAAGAGAAAAAAATCTGGATTTAGTGGAAGTATCTCCAAACGCAAATCCGCCGGTATGTAAAATCATGGATTATGGCAAGTATAAATTTGAACAGAAGAAAAAAGAAAAAGAAGCAAAGAAAAAGCAACACGTCCAGGATGTTAAAGAAATGAAATTTAAGTTAAACATAGAAAAGCACGACTATGAAACAAAGATAAAACATATTAGAGATTTTATACAAGATGGAGATAAAGTAAGAGTTTGGATATGGTTTAGAGGCAGAGAAAACGTTCATCCAGAGCTTGGAGATAAACTTGCCCAAAGAATCATAGAAGATGTTTCTGATATAGCAGTTGTAGAAAAGCCACCGGTCAAGGAAGGTAAAAATATGATGTTTACTCTTATCCCTAAAAAGTAG
- a CDS encoding glycosyltransferase family 2 protein gives MGLSVLILTKNEEKNIERAIESVKPIADEIIVLDSGSTDNTVEIAKTLGAKVFFREFDDFPSQRNYGVSLCSNDWIFVLDADEEVSLELRKSILNAIKEESYTCFEVPRRTYYLGKYLDYVWYPEYVIRLFKKEYFKYEGKLHEKVVCEGKVGRLKGDLYHYSYKSLYHQFKKTIDYAQKMAEILYQEGKRFKFYNLMLNPIIIFIKFYFLKRGFLEGKRGLIISFSALMYVFLKYAFLYELQLKEKYKDKLWL, from the coding sequence ATGGGGCTTTCTGTACTAATCCTTACAAAAAATGAAGAAAAAAACATAGAAAGAGCCATTGAAAGCGTAAAACCTATCGCAGACGAGATAATCGTATTAGACAGTGGTTCAACGGATAACACGGTAGAAATTGCAAAAACTCTTGGTGCTAAAGTTTTTTTTAGAGAGTTTGATGATTTTCCATCTCAAAGAAATTATGGAGTAAGCTTATGTAGTAATGATTGGATTTTCGTTTTAGATGCAGATGAAGAAGTCTCCTTAGAGCTTAGAAAGAGCATATTAAATGCTATAAAAGAGGAAAGTTATACATGCTTTGAAGTTCCAAGAAGAACTTACTACTTAGGAAAATATTTAGACTATGTTTGGTATCCTGAGTATGTTATAAGGCTGTTTAAGAAAGAATATTTTAAGTATGAAGGAAAGCTGCATGAAAAGGTCGTATGCGAAGGAAAAGTAGGAAGGCTTAAAGGAGATTTGTATCATTACTCTTATAAAAGTCTGTACCATCAGTTTAAAAAAACCATAGACTACGCCCAAAAGATGGCTGAAATTTTATATCAAGAAGGAAAAAGATTTAAGTTTTATAATCTAATGTTAAATCCAATCATAATTTTTATAAAATTTTATTTCTTAAAACGTGGATTCTTGGAAGGCAAAAGAGGATTAATTATATCTTTTTCAGCTTTAATGTATGTATTTTTAAAATATGCATTTTTATATGAGCTTCAATTAAAGGAAAAATACAAAGATAAGCTTTGGTTGTAA
- the rdgB gene encoding RdgB/HAM1 family non-canonical purine NTP pyrophosphatase: MKILLATTNEGKVRELRQLLKDLDIEILSLKDMDKKLEVEEDKETFLENAIKKATSYAKFYKLPVIAEDSGLEVDALNGLPGIYSARFFDIEFGKEVLKEIPENLSKDEKNNLKLLRLLENQTNRKARYKTALVFYNFDYGIWTEGVCEGQIAYKPEGNQGFGYDPIFIPEGYNKTMAQLTPEEKNKISHRGKAVSKLVEILKKVL, translated from the coding sequence TTGAAAATCCTACTGGCAACAACAAATGAAGGCAAAGTCAGAGAGTTAAGACAACTTTTAAAAGATTTAGATATAGAAATTTTATCTTTAAAAGATATGGATAAAAAACTTGAAGTAGAAGAAGACAAAGAAACATTTCTTGAAAATGCAATCAAAAAAGCAACATCTTACGCAAAATTTTATAAATTACCGGTTATTGCAGAAGATTCAGGACTTGAAGTGGATGCTTTAAACGGACTGCCCGGTATATATTCAGCAAGATTTTTTGATATTGAATTTGGGAAAGAGGTTTTAAAAGAAATTCCAGAAAATCTATCAAAAGATGAGAAGAATAACTTAAAACTTTTAAGACTTCTTGAAAATCAAACAAACAGAAAAGCAAGATATAAAACAGCCCTTGTCTTTTATAATTTTGATTATGGTATTTGGACAGAGGGAGTTTGCGAAGGACAAATTGCCTATAAGCCTGAAGGAAATCAAGGATTTGGATACGACCCTATCTTTATACCGGAAGGTTATAACAAAACAATGGCACAGCTTACACCGGAAGAAAAAAACAAAATAAGTCATAGAGGAAAAGCAGTAAGTAAGCTTGTAGAAATTTTGAAAAAGGTTTTATAA
- a CDS encoding crossover junction endodeoxyribonuclease RuvC: MERILSIDPSSSKTGYVIAKLEKDEALSLDYGLIELKKEKQPLKKLYQALEEKILKYTIEKIILETPFYSINAQTLIKLGEVRGVILLLAQNYNIKVEEFSPAEVKISITGYGRSGKEEVLEMVNKIFNLNIKDYDIADAFAILHCYMLNKVGV, translated from the coding sequence ATGGAAAGAATATTATCAATAGACCCTTCTAGCAGTAAGACTGGATATGTTATTGCAAAGCTTGAAAAAGACGAAGCCTTGTCCCTTGATTATGGATTGATCGAATTAAAAAAAGAAAAACAGCCTTTAAAAAAATTATACCAAGCTCTTGAAGAAAAAATTTTAAAGTATACTATTGAAAAAATAATTCTTGAAACACCTTTTTACAGCATAAACGCCCAAACACTTATAAAGCTTGGAGAGGTTAGGGGCGTAATACTGTTACTGGCACAAAATTATAATATAAAAGTAGAAGAGTTTAGCCCGGCTGAAGTTAAAATCAGTATAACAGGATACGGAAGGTCTGGCAAAGAAGAGGTTTTAGAAATGGTCAATAAAATTTTTAATCTAAATATAAAAGATTACGACATTGCAGATGCATTTGCCATTTTACATTGCTATATGTTGAATAAAGTTGGAGTTTAA
- a CDS encoding YebC/PmpR family DNA-binding transcriptional regulator codes for MAGHSRWHNIKNKKAKADAIKGRMFTKVIKEITIAARLGGGDPEANPRLRIAIEKAKEVNMPMENVERAIKRGTGELEGVNYEEVQYEGYGPGGVAIVVEATTDNRNRTTAEIRHIFSKYGGNLGSSGCVSFSFEDKGIINVPKDKYSEDEIFEKAIEAGAEDVIMDDPEYYEIRTAPSELYKVRENLEKMGVEIAKAELTKIPTTTVQITDEETATKLMKLLDALEDNDDVQKVYANFDIPESILEKLEG; via the coding sequence ATGGCTGGACATAGCAGATGGCATAACATTAAAAACAAGAAAGCTAAAGCTGATGCTATAAAAGGAAGAATGTTCACAAAAGTTATTAAAGAGATTACCATTGCAGCAAGACTTGGTGGTGGAGACCCAGAAGCCAATCCAAGATTAAGAATCGCTATAGAAAAAGCTAAAGAAGTAAACATGCCTATGGAAAATGTTGAAAGGGCAATAAAAAGAGGAACAGGTGAGCTTGAAGGTGTTAATTACGAAGAGGTTCAGTATGAAGGCTATGGACCCGGTGGTGTTGCTATTGTTGTAGAGGCAACAACTGACAACAGAAACAGAACAACAGCAGAAATAAGACATATTTTTTCTAAATACGGCGGTAATCTTGGCTCCTCCGGTTGTGTATCTTTCTCATTTGAAGATAAAGGCATAATAAACGTTCCAAAAGATAAATACTCAGAGGATGAAATATTCGAAAAAGCTATTGAAGCAGGTGCGGAAGATGTAATCATGGATGACCCAGAATACTACGAGATAAGAACAGCTCCATCAGAATTGTATAAAGTCAGAGAAAACTTAGAAAAAATGGGTGTAGAGATAGCAAAAGCAGAGCTTACAAAAATACCAACTACCACTGTCCAAATAACTGACGAAGAGACGGCAACAAAACTTATGAAGCTTTTAGATGCTCTTGAAGATAATGATGATGTTCAAAAAGTTTATGCAAACTTTGATATTCCAGAATCTATACTTGAAAAATTAGAAGGCTAA
- a CDS encoding endonuclease III domain-containing protein, protein MTLKDVYNKLFEKYGYQNWWPVHEGQNSIVEITFGAVLTQNTSWKNVEKAIENLIKHNMLNFEKVYCSDIEFLKELIRPAGFYNQKAKTLKSVSKLFLEKPHKDITREDLLSIKGVGKETADSILLYALNKPYFVIDAYTKRFLKRLSLVSDKIDYDSLQSFITQNIEMDLEIYKEFHALIVKHCKELCTKKPKCEVCFFKCERLS, encoded by the coding sequence ATGACTTTAAAAGATGTGTATAATAAGCTTTTTGAGAAGTACGGATATCAAAATTGGTGGCCTGTTCATGAAGGACAAAATAGCATTGTAGAAATAACCTTTGGAGCTGTTTTGACGCAAAACACTTCTTGGAAAAATGTTGAAAAGGCTATAGAAAATCTAATAAAACATAACATGCTGAATTTTGAAAAAGTCTACTGCTCAGATATAGAATTTTTAAAAGAACTAATAAGACCGGCCGGATTCTATAATCAAAAAGCAAAAACATTAAAATCTGTATCAAAACTATTTTTAGAAAAACCTCACAAAGACATTACTAGAGAAGATTTATTAAGCATTAAAGGAGTAGGAAAAGAAACGGCTGATTCAATACTACTTTATGCACTCAACAAACCATACTTTGTGATAGATGCTTACACAAAAAGATTTTTAAAAAGACTTAGCTTAGTGAGTGATAAAATAGATTATGATAGTTTGCAAAGTTTTATAACACAAAATATAGAAATGGACTTAGAGATTTACAAAGAATTTCATGCTCTAATAGTAAAACATTGCAAAGAATTATGCACTAAAAAGCCGAAATGTGAAGTTTGTTTTTTCAAATGCGAAAGGTTATCTTAA